A genomic stretch from Aedes albopictus strain Foshan chromosome 2, AalbF5, whole genome shotgun sequence includes:
- the LOC134286533 gene encoding uncharacterized protein LOC134286533, translating to MCNLQELCSIRAPNTRSLCQKLKLEGSSNHLSIAGIGRSFAKSTRMVSATVAPRSLRISPYSENIQLHVLPKLTSELPTEFVNVQQLAIPEHLTLADPTFFEPGSIDLIIGAEYYYDLLSDGRIKLVDDGPTLQETVFGWVVSGRVPGSSIAVLRTVSYPCTVSDMNELLTKFWELESCHTGNTLSVEVSTCEEIFERTTIRDETGRFVVTLPKKEAVIQKLGDSKANALK from the coding sequence ATGTGCAACTTGCAAGAACTCTGCTCGATTCGTGCTCCGAATACCCGAAGCCTGTGTCAGAAGCTCAAGCTAGAAGGATCTTCGAACCATCTGTCTATCGCCGGTATTGGAAGATCGTTTGCTAAATCGACTAGAATGGTGAGCGCAACCGTCGCTCCACGGTCGCTCAGAATATCACCGTATTCGGAAAACATCCAACTGCACGTTCTACCAAAGCTGACTTCAGAGTTGCCAACTGAGTTCGTGAATGTACAACAGCTAGCGATTCCGGAACATCTTACGCTAGCCGATCCTACATTTTTTGAGCCTGGATCGATTGACCTAATCATCGGTGCAGAATATTACTACGATTTGTTGTCAGATGGAAGAATCAAGCTAGTAGATGATGGACCCACTCTTCAAGAAACCGTCTTCGGCTGGGTCGTCTCTGGACGTGTACCCGGTTCTTCAATTGCTGTACTACGAACCGTTTCCTATCCTTGTACTGTTTCCGACATGAACGAGCTACTCACGAAGTTTTGGGAACTCGAATCCTGCCACACTGGAAACACGTTGTCAGTAGAGGTGTCAACGTGTGAAGAAATCTTCGAGCGAACTACTATCCGAGATGAAACTGGCAGATTCGTAGTCACCCTACCGAAAAAGGAAGCTGTCATTCAGAAACTGGGAGACTCCAAGGCCAACGCTCTCAAATGA
- the LOC109424290 gene encoding uncharacterized protein LOC109424290 has product MIPAQLKYETTWFEGPLWLRQDRSRWPSSSAIPDVEHSLLEERSVVVLPARVKTPSEIFLLRSSFTDIVRIVACIRRFIHNTTPNNRNHRLTGPIKLQELNEATNVLVRLAQEDSFPEEVAALSRGREVKTSSKILSLHPILIDKTLRVGGRLANAPIAESRKHPMILHHHHPFTKQILRHYHIKHFHAGQQLLVASVREKFWPTNARDLARTVCHECVTCFRSKPTVHEQLMADLTSVRVNPAAVFLKVGVDLCGPFYIKYPVRRSVAVKCFVAIFVCLATKAVHMEAVADLSTQAFLAAFRRFVAVRGKPQVVMCDNATNFVGANRELEELRLLFLDQQFQHTVVRTAEDEGIQFEFIPARSPNFGGLWEAAVKSFKGHFRKIVGNQQLSYDELHTIVQQVAAILNSRSLTPLSNDPNDYAALTPGHFLVGRPLTAVPEPDLQEIPENRLAVWQRSQEFVQRLWRKWKTHYLSDLRNRTKWTRKRDNIKIGTMVLVKEDNLPLQRGESPKSTPARMETSE; this is encoded by the coding sequence ATGATACCCGCGCAGCTGAAGTACGAAACGACATGGTTTGAAGGCCCTCTGTGGCTACGGCAGGATCGATCAAGGTGGCCTAGTAGCTCCGCTATCCCGGACGTCGAACACTCTCTTCTCGAGGAGCGATCTGTCGTCGTACTGCCAGCTCGTGTGAAGACTCCTAGCGAAATCTTTCTCCTCCGTTCCTCGTTCACCGATATCGTCCGGATCGTAGCATGCATCCGGAGATTCATCCACAATACAACTCCGAACAATCGCAATCACAGACTCACGGGCCCTATCAAGCTTCAAGAGCTGAACGAAGCGACGAACGTCCTAGTTCGTTTAGCACAGGAAGACAGCTTTCCCGAGGAAGTTGCGGCTCTTTCTCGTGGCCGGGAGGTGAAGACTTCGTCCAAAATCCTTTCTCTTCATCCCATTTTGATTGATAAAACGCTTCGCGTTGGCGGCCGGCTTGCTAACGCGCCAATCGCGGAGAGTCGAAAGCATCCTATGATACTCCACCACCACCATCCGTTCACCAAGCAGATTTTGCGGCACTACCACATCAAACACTTCCATGCTGGCCAACAACTTCTGGTGGCCTCCGTCAGAGAGAAATTCTGGCCCACGAATGCACGTGATCTGGCCCGCACGGTGTGTCATGAGTGTGTAACGTGCTTCCGGAGTAAGCCCACCGTTCACGAGCAGCTAATGGCCGATCTCACGTCGGTTCGAGTCAATCCTGCAGCCGTATTCCTTAAGGTTGGTGTAGATTTGTGTGGCCCATTCTACATCAAATATCCAGTCCGGCGCAGCGTAGCGGTGAAGTGCTTCGTAGCAATTTTCGTTTGTCTGGCAACGAAGGCTGTGCACATGGAGGCTGTTGCGGACTTGTCGACTCAAGCTTTCTTGGCGGCCTTCAGACGATTTGTTGCAGTTAGAGGAAAGCCGCAGGTGGTCATGTGCGACAATGCCACCAATTTTGTAGGAGCCAACAGAGAATTGGAGGAGTTGCGTCTCCTGTTCCTCGATCAGCAGTTTCAACATACCGTGGTCCGCACAGCTGAAGATGAAGGAATTCAGTTCGAGTTCATACCGGCTCGCTCTCCCAATTTCGGTGGACTCTGGGAGGCGGCGGTCAAGTCGTTTAAGGGACATTTTCGGAAGATCGTCGGTAATCAGCAGTTAAGCTACGACGAGTTACATACCATTGTTCAGCAAGTGGCCGCAATACTAAATTCGCGCTCACTGACTCCACTTAGCAACGACCCTAACGACTATGCTGCCCTAACCCCGGGACACTTTCTGGTTGGAAGACCCTTGACAGCGGTGCCTGAACCCGATTTGCAGGAGATACCAGAAAATCGGTTGGCAGTCTGGCAGCGATCGCAAGAATTTGTGCAAAGACTCTGGCGGAAATGGAAGACGCACTACCTGTCAGACTTGCGTAATAGGACCAAATGGACGAGAAAACGCGACAATATCAAGATCGGCACCATGGTATTGGTGAAGGAGGACAATTTGCCTCTACAACGGGGCGAGTCACCGAAATCTACACCGGCTCGGATGGAAACGTCCGAGTAG
- the LOC134286534 gene encoding uncharacterized protein LOC134286534: MGHMEEVAEDEEPVYYLPHHAVLKPDSTTTKLRVVFDASCRTSSGVSLNDGLMVGPVVQDDLHSIALRFRFWRYAIVADVAKMYRMVKVCPADHLLQCILWRPSSDDPVKAYKLTTVTYGTSSAPYLATKCLQRLGTEGAATHPAAAKTVKKDFYVDDALSGTDDLEEGRSLVSDLIDLTNSAGFILRKWSSNSAELLSNVPAELRDERISFELDSSTSTVKTLGLIWEPAADIFRFAVPQLESDAPITKRTVLSESAKIFDPLGLIGPVVVQAKIFLQTLLKQKCDWDDLLPEELQNAWIEFRRNLLALDTLSVPRWVSFTKDLVTVELHGFADASNAAYGACLYLRCITVDGTISVRLITAKSRVAPLEDVTVGSKFYL, translated from the coding sequence ATGGGTCACATGGAAGAAGTAGCAGAAGATGAGGAACCCGTATACTATCTACCGCATCACGCTGTGCTGAAGCCGGATAGTACGACGACAAAGCTTCGTGTCGTGTTCGACGCTTCGTGCCGCACGTCGTCCGGCGTATCGTTGAACGATGGGCTGATGGTAGGACCCGTCGTCCAAGACGACCTTCACTCCATCGCGTTGCGTTTCCGATTTTGGAGGTACGCAATAGTGGCAGACGTGGCGAAAATGTATAGAATGGTGAAGGTTTGCCCAGCTGACCACCTACTGCAGTGCATTCTCTGGAGACCGTCTTCCGATGATCCCGTTAAGGCGTATAAACTGACCACGGTTACCTACGGAACCAGCTCTGCGCCATACCTGGCAACGAAGTGCCTTCAACGACTGGGAACTGAGGGTGCAGCAACCCATCCAGCTGCTGCAAAAACGGTCAAGAAGGACTTCTACGTGGATGATGCGTTGAGCGGAACTGACGATTTGGAGGAAGGCAGATCTCTAGTGTCGGATTTGATTGATCTGACCAATTCAGCAGGCTTTATCTTGCGGAAATGGAGTTCCAACAGCGCTGAACTGCTTTCGAACGTTCCAGCTGAGCTTCGGGACGAGCGAATTTCATTTGAACTGGATTCGTCAACCTCCACCGTGAAAACTCTTGGTCTGATATGGGAACCAGCTGCAGATATTTTTCGTTTCGCCGTACCCCAACTAGAATCGGATGCTCCTATCACCAAGAGAACCGTTTTGTCGGAATCAGCCAAGATTTTCGATCCATTAGGGCTAATCGGTCCGGTAGTTGTGCAGGCGAAGATATTCTTACAAACACTGTTGAAGCAGAAATGCGACTGGGACGACCTGTTGCCGGAAGAGCTACAGAATGCATGGATTGAGTTTCGAAGAAATCTGCTGGCCTTGGACACTCTTTCTGTGCCACGCTGGGTTTCATTTACGAAGGATTTAGTTACGGTAGAACTGCATGGATTTGCTGATGCTTCCAACGCTGCCTACGGAGCCTGCCTCTATTTGCGATGCATCACGGTTGACGGTACAATATCCGTCAGGCTTATCACTGCCAAGTCCAGGGTCGCACCACTGGAAGATGTAACCGTCGGTTCCAAATTCTACTTGTAG